The genomic DNA GGCGCCGCACTATTTACCGCCGGCAGCGGCCTGACCATCTGGGGGCTGGAAACCCGGCACTGGCTCCTGGTGGCGGTGGGCCTGGCCGTACTGGCCGGCGCGGTGGTGCTGGAAACCCGGCACCCCAACCCGCTGCTGCCGATGCAGGCACTGCGGGCCAAAACGCCCTCGGTGGCGTTTGCCGGCAATTTTCTGGGCGGGGCCGCGTATTTTGGGATCATCGCCTACCTGCCGCTTTATGCCCAGGGGGTCGCGCACCGCGGCGCCACCTCGGCCGGCGCCGTGCTCACCCCGATGCTGGTGGGCTGGACACTGGCCAGCATCCTGGCCGCGCAGCTGATGAAAAAGGTGCCGCTGGCCCGGCTCACCCAGACCGGCTTCACCATTTTGGTGGCGATGTTCATCGCCCTGACGTTCACGGTGCATTCACCGCTGTGGGTGACCAGCACCATCGGGTTTTTTCTGGGCTCAGGCATGGGCTTTTCGATGCTGACGCTGCTGCTGGCCGCCCAGCAGGAGGCCGGGCGCAGTGAACTGGGCGCGGTGACCAGCGGCGTGATGTTCGCCCGCCAGATGGGCGGGGCGCTGGGTGTGGCGGCCATGGCTCTCCTGATCGGGCAGAGCGCCATCGACAGCGGCGGCACCGAGCTGGCCGAGGGTCTGCGCCGCGCCTATTTCCTGGCGCTGGGGCTGGTCGCGCTGGCGCTGGGCATTACCCTGACCCTGCGGGTGCCTGCAGAGAACCAAGCGGAATAGGGGAGAGGGCAGCGCCCGGACAGGCACCTGATCAATACAGGAAAAACAGGGGAGGGGACAGCGGCTAGCCGGTGCGCTGTCCCCTCCTCACCACCTTTTCTTATTCTGCAGGGGCCGGTTCCGCGCCGGGAGCGCCGGGACGGTTCATTTCCAGCCGGCGGTCGGGCAGCATCAGGACGGCCAGGAAAGCCAGTACCATCACCAGAATACTGGTGCGGAAAATCTGCGCGATGGCCTGGGCAAAGCTGGTTCTGATGGCCAGGTCCACCCCGTCCAGGGTTTTGTCGGCCTGCTGGGTTGCCTGCTGCTGCGCCGCCTGCATTCCGGCCCGCAGACCGGCCAGCACCTGCTCCTGGCCCTGCGGAGTCCGGATGGCCTGGGCCGGCACCCGGCTCAGCTGCTGGCGCAGTTCGGCCGGCAACTTGGGATTTTGCTGCAATGCCTCAAAGCGCGCCGGGTCGCCGCTGCGGACCGTCTGTTCCAGCAGTGCGAACTGGCCGCTGAAGCCCTGAGCAATGCCCGCCCCGGCCTGAGCCCTGGCGGCGTCCACATCGAAACTGCTCTGGTTGCGCGCCGACCCGCTGCCCGCGCCGCCGGAGAACTGCTCAAACTGCTGCTGCAACTGCGGCGGGGCCTGCCGGATCACTGGGTCCAGATTGGCTGTCATCTGGGTGCTGAGGGTGCTGGTCAGAATGGCGCCGAACAGGGCGATGCCGATGGTGCCGCCCATCTGCTGAAAGAAGGTGCCGGCCGAGGTGACCACGCCGATCTGGTAGGGCGCCACCGCGTTCTGCGCCGCCAGAGTAAACAGCGACACCGAGGGCCCCAGCCCCAGGCCGATCAGGAACATCCGGGCGGCCAGCAGGCTGTAAGGGGTATCCACCTGAATGGTGGAGAGCCACCAGAAGGCCGCAATGGCGATCAGATAGGCGGCGATCAGCAGCGGCTTGTAGCGCCCGCTGCGGGCCGCCAGCAGACCCGAGCCCTGCGCGCCCAGCGCAAAGCCCAGCGTCAGCGGCAGGGTGGCGAGGCCGGCGCTGGTGGCGCTAAAGCCCTGAACATTGATCAGATACAGCGTCAGAAACAGCACCGCACCCAGGAAGCCGGCGCCCAGCAGGAAGCGGGCCGCCATGGTCCAGGAGATGGTGGGGTTGGCAAAGAGGCTGAGCGGCACGATAGGGCTGGGATGACGGCCTTCCCAGAAAATGAAAGCCCCCAGCGCTGCCAGCGAGAGCGCAAACAGGCCCAGCATGGTGGGGTCCAGCCAGCCGTATACGCCGTCGGCGCCCCAGGTCAGCGCCAGCAGCAGCGGCACCGTAAAAATGATGATCAGCA from Deinococcus sp. Marseille-Q6407 includes the following:
- a CDS encoding MDR family MFS transporter; translated protein: MTSPSASLSPQQARLRRLATLGLIIGVFLNAMEASVVATAMPSVISDLHGSSYYALPFAVYMLTSTVSSPLWGRGSDIVGRKKLYLAGLVLFVVGSALCGAAQNMGWLIGARALQGLGAGALLTISMTIVGELFSLQERGRVQAFISGVWGVSGLVGPLLGGFLTDHLSWRWVFYVSLPFGIAAFAMVSRFLQETGERRPAQLDWLGAALFTAGSGLTIWGLETRHWLLVAVGLAVLAGAVVLETRHPNPLLPMQALRAKTPSVAFAGNFLGGAAYFGIIAYLPLYAQGVAHRGATSAGAVLTPMLVGWTLASILAAQLMKKVPLARLTQTGFTILVAMFIALTFTVHSPLWVTSTIGFFLGSGMGFSMLTLLLAAQQEAGRSELGAVTSGVMFARQMGGALGVAAMALLIGQSAIDSGGTELAEGLRRAYFLALGLVALALGITLTLRVPAENQAE